From Rickettsia endosymbiont of Ceutorhynchus obstrictus, a single genomic window includes:
- a CDS encoding Dam family site-specific DNA-(adenine-N6)-methyltransferase: protein MSVNNSNKTQPFLQWVGGKRKIADQLIKFFPSTLNNYYEPFLGGGALFFQVRDKFKHCFLSDINLELVTSYNAVKKNPDKVSKLLDSHKEKHSKEHYYQVRSNNDSNDPAKITARFIYLNRYSFKGIYRINIDGKPAQTFSGRNYSKSDFAFRLKQCSQLLAGTSIYAMDFSFIEPQKGDFVYFDPPYHKSGEKFYTRLPFDENEQTRLKDFATELNDKNVKMMISNSDTPFIRNLYKNFNISTIKVKYSMPEHNKISDEVVITNYQLPQ, encoded by the coding sequence ATGTCAGTAAATAACTCAAACAAAACACAACCATTTCTACAATGGGTTGGTGGTAAAAGAAAAATTGCCGATCAATTAATTAAGTTTTTTCCATCAACACTAAATAACTACTATGAACCATTCCTTGGTGGTGGGGCTTTATTTTTTCAAGTTAGAGATAAATTTAAACATTGCTTCCTATCTGATATTAATCTCGAGCTAGTGACGTCCTATAATGCGGTTAAGAAGAATCCAGATAAGGTTAGTAAACTATTAGACTCCCATAAAGAAAAACACTCCAAAGAACATTATTATCAAGTTAGAAGTAATAATGACAGTAATGACCCAGCGAAGATTACTGCAAGATTTATCTATCTTAATAGATATTCATTTAAAGGCATTTACCGGATTAATATTGATGGCAAACCAGCTCAAACTTTCTCTGGTAGGAATTATAGTAAATCTGATTTTGCCTTTAGATTAAAACAGTGTAGTCAGCTTTTAGCTGGCACATCTATTTATGCTATGGATTTTTCTTTCATTGAACCACAAAAAGGTGATTTTGTTTATTTTGATCCTCCTTATCATAAATCAGGTGAGAAATTTTATACCAGATTACCCTTTGATGAAAATGAGCAAACGAGACTTAAAGATTTTGCTACAGAACTCAATGATAAAAATGTTAAAATGATGATTTCTAATAGTGACACTCCTTTTATTAGAAACTTATACAAAAACTTTAATATTAGTACTATTAAGGTTAAATATTCCATGCCTGAACATAATAAAATATCTGATGAAGTAGTTATTACAAATTATCAATTACCACAATAG
- the tnpC gene encoding IS66 family transposase: MIFDLNNLSCDVSILHKTIKVLFDENELLNQENQSLREQLALLKAKSYGKSSEKVSKQIEELELKIEENEIILGFKPEQDNLGSDKSQEVSDNKDSKQLAKRRKLPDYLPREDEVLNPAEKCPSCGGVEFRKISDDISETLEYVPSSFKVIRHIRPRCACINCEKIVQAYAPSKAIDKGKAGAGLLAYILVQKYCNHLPLYRQSQIYDREGVEISRTTMASWVGQCARLLEPIAGAIQRFVFSGAQIHGDDTPVKVLAPGIGKTKTGRIWSYVLDGRPHGNKSPAAVCYFYSPDRKGTRPLEHLKDFTGVLHADAYTGYDQLYINDEKSATKIEEAACWAHMRRKFYEVTIANDKANIAIAILEQIGEIYSIEADIRGLEPDKRLEERQKKSKVLVEKLFTGFRKAYDQLPKKSSTAKAISYALNNQKALMRFLDNGKIEIDNNAAERAMRSIAIGRKNWLFAGSDSGGHTAAIIYSIIETAKLNNINPWKYLQKVLAIIQDYKANKIADLLPWNIILD, encoded by the coding sequence ATGATTTTTGACCTTAACAACTTATCTTGTGATGTATCTATATTACATAAAACAATTAAGGTACTATTCGATGAGAATGAGTTATTGAATCAAGAAAACCAATCACTAAGAGAACAGCTAGCGTTACTAAAAGCAAAGAGTTATGGCAAGTCATCAGAAAAGGTAAGTAAGCAAATAGAAGAGCTTGAGCTCAAAATAGAAGAAAATGAGATTATTTTAGGTTTTAAACCTGAGCAAGATAACCTTGGTTCAGATAAGAGTCAAGAGGTTTCAGATAATAAGGATAGCAAGCAGCTAGCAAAGCGGCGGAAATTACCGGATTATTTACCAAGAGAAGATGAGGTATTAAATCCTGCCGAAAAATGTCCCTCCTGTGGTGGAGTAGAATTTCGCAAGATAAGTGATGATATTTCAGAAACGTTAGAATATGTTCCATCATCATTTAAGGTGATACGTCATATAAGACCACGCTGTGCCTGTATTAATTGTGAGAAGATAGTTCAAGCCTATGCCCCATCAAAAGCCATTGACAAAGGTAAGGCTGGAGCTGGGTTATTGGCATATATTCTAGTTCAAAAATATTGCAATCATCTACCGCTCTATCGTCAATCACAAATTTACGATAGAGAAGGCGTGGAGATTTCAAGGACGACAATGGCAAGCTGGGTGGGTCAATGTGCTAGATTGCTAGAGCCGATAGCGGGAGCAATTCAACGATTTGTATTCTCAGGTGCACAAATTCATGGCGATGATACGCCAGTGAAAGTGTTAGCTCCTGGGATTGGTAAAACTAAAACTGGGAGAATATGGAGCTATGTATTAGACGGTAGACCTCATGGAAATAAGTCTCCAGCTGCAGTTTGTTATTTTTATAGTCCTGACCGGAAAGGCACAAGACCGCTTGAGCATTTAAAAGATTTTACAGGAGTTCTACATGCAGATGCTTATACTGGTTATGATCAATTATATATTAATGATGAAAAATCAGCAACCAAGATAGAAGAAGCAGCATGCTGGGCTCATATGCGTCGTAAGTTTTATGAAGTAACAATAGCAAATGATAAAGCCAATATCGCTATTGCCATATTGGAGCAGATTGGTGAAATTTATAGCATCGAAGCTGATATAAGAGGATTAGAACCTGATAAGCGGCTAGAGGAACGACAGAAAAAATCTAAAGTGTTGGTGGAAAAATTGTTTACCGGTTTTAGGAAAGCATATGATCAACTACCCAAAAAAAGCAGTACAGCAAAAGCTATTTCTTATGCTTTAAATAATCAAAAAGCACTGATGAGATTCTTGGATAATGGAAAAATAGAAATCGATAACAATGCCGCAGAGCGTGCTATGAGATCAATTGCCATAGGGCGAAAAAATTGGCTTTTTGCTGGATCAGACAGTGGCGGTCATACTGCCGCTATTATCTATTCCATTATCGAAACTGCTAAGTTAAATAACATCAATCCTTGGAAATATCTGCAAAAAGTTCTTGCAATCATTCAGGATTATAAAGCCAATAAAATTGCAGACCTCCTCCCTTGGAATATTATACTAGATTAA
- the tnpB gene encoding IS66 family insertion sequence element accessory protein TnpB (TnpB, as the term is used for proteins encoded by IS66 family insertion elements, is considered an accessory protein, since TnpC, encoded by a neighboring gene, is a DDE family transposase.), translating to MLDIASDSRIYLCTGYTDMRKGINGLSLLAQSILSDQFDKSVLFVFRGKQADRIKILWWDGQGFCLYYKCLDSGKFVWPKVDNKQSIGITKAQLAMLIEAIDWRNPRWFNRPQYAG from the coding sequence ATGTTAGATATAGCTTCAGATAGCAGAATATATCTCTGTACTGGTTATACCGACATGCGTAAGGGTATTAATGGTTTATCGTTACTGGCACAATCAATATTGTCAGATCAGTTTGACAAGAGTGTCTTATTTGTCTTTAGGGGTAAACAGGCTGACAGAATAAAAATATTATGGTGGGATGGGCAAGGTTTTTGTTTATATTATAAATGTCTTGATAGTGGCAAGTTTGTATGGCCCAAGGTTGATAATAAGCAATCTATTGGAATTACTAAGGCCCAGCTAGCAATGTTGATAGAAGCTATTGACTGGCGTAATCCAAGATGGTTTAATAGACCTCAATATGCTGGATAA
- a CDS encoding transposase yields the protein MNIRRKNITAEQRAQIISESCVPGCIISQVARSYGISEKTLYGWRSRGKFSRRKAETSNNTGNKFVELLVQEREYTLLKKAELTFSNFSLLIEGNISSTKLLEIVKILDGSC from the coding sequence ATGAATATTAGAAGGAAGAATATTACAGCGGAACAGAGGGCACAAATAATTAGTGAATCATGTGTTCCAGGGTGCATTATATCACAAGTTGCACGGTCTTATGGAATTTCGGAGAAGACATTATATGGGTGGCGTAGTAGGGGGAAGTTTAGCAGAAGAAAAGCAGAAACATCTAATAATACAGGTAATAAATTTGTAGAATTATTAGTACAAGAAAGAGAGTATACACTATTAAAAAAAGCAGAATTAACCTTTAGTAATTTTTCTTTATTAATTGAGGGCAATATTAGTAGCACAAAGCTCTTGGAGATAGTCAAAATATTGGACGGATCATGTTAG
- a CDS encoding DNA adenine methylase, producing MSVKNLDKPQPFLQWVGGKRKIADQLIKFLPSTLNNYYEPFLGGGALFFQVRDKFKHCFLSDINLELVTSYNAVKKNPDKVSKLLDSHKEKHSKEHYYQVRSNNDSNDPAKITARFIYLNRYSFKGIYRINIDGKPAQSFSGRNYSKSDLAFRLKQCSQLLAGTSICAMDFSFIEPQQDDFVYFDPPYHKSGEKFYTRLPFDENEQTRLKDFATELNDKNVKIMVSNSNTPFIRNLYKNFNISTIKVKYSMPEHNKISDEVVITNYQLPQ from the coding sequence ATGTCAGTAAAGAACTTAGATAAACCACAACCATTCTTGCAATGGGTTGGTGGTAAAAGAAAAATTGCCGATCAATTAATTAAGTTTCTTCCATCAACACTGAATAACTACTATGAACCATTCCTTGGTGGTGGGGCTTTATTTTTTCAAGTTAGAGATAAATTTAAACATTGCTTCCTATCTGATATTAATCTCGAGCTAGTAACGTCCTATAACGCAGTTAAGAAGAATCCAGATAAGGTCAGTAAACTATTAGACTCTCATAAAGAAAAACATTCTAAAGAGCATTATTACCAAGTTAGAAGTAATAATGACAGTAATGACCCAGCGAAGATTACTGCAAGATTTATCTATCTTAATAGATATTCATTTAAAGGCATTTACCGGATTAATATTGATGGCAAACCAGCTCAAAGTTTTTCTGGTAGGAATTATAGTAAATCTGATCTTGCCTTTAGATTAAAACAGTGTAGTCAGCTTTTAGCTGGCACATCTATTTGTGCTATGGATTTTTCTTTCATTGAACCACAACAAGATGATTTTGTTTATTTTGATCCTCCTTATCATAAGTCAGGTGAGAAGTTTTATACCAGATTACCCTTTGATGAAAATGAGCAAACGAGACTTAAAGATTTTGCTACAGAACTCAATGATAAAAATGTTAAAATAATGGTTTCTAATAGTAATACTCCCTTTATTAGAAACTTATACAAAAATTTTAATATTAGTACTATTAAGGTTAAATATTCTATGCCTGAGCACAATAAAATATCTGATGAAGTAGTTATTACAAATTATCAATTACCACAATAG
- a CDS encoding sensor histidine kinase, translated as MIINNTNQQQDHNKVKNMMQQAWILQLSPISVTLMPSDSEYSFTDKHQELEQELQKAKHELKESNIFKIDLIKNISNKLDISCNEMLLQLLTLYGAEKDPNKKNSLSNIVIDCAKGLLDYSHNLVSFLQQDTKLVPIDLQAFDLEQLVNDTVNKIIPEAKDKGLDLFCNFQYDIAKIIIGDSYWIKAILEQLVANAVKFTEEGKVIVTVNLFPTTIEEDNKERVLQFIIHDTGIGMSEEIQRYIRDKNTEFDSATGYKGLKLGLTFVKRLIHEMRGDINVESEEGKSTTVTCNIPVKLPISIY; from the coding sequence ATGATAATTAATAACACAAATCAACAACAAGATCACAATAAAGTTAAAAATATGATGCAGCAAGCTTGGATATTACAATTATCTCCCATATCTGTCACATTAATGCCATCTGACTCCGAATATAGTTTTACAGACAAACATCAAGAATTAGAGCAAGAATTACAAAAAGCAAAGCATGAACTAAAAGAATCTAATATATTTAAGATAGATTTAATTAAAAATATTAGTAATAAATTAGATATATCGTGTAATGAAATGCTCTTACAGCTGCTGACACTTTATGGAGCAGAAAAAGATCCTAATAAGAAGAACTCCTTATCTAATATTGTCATAGATTGTGCTAAGGGACTATTAGATTATTCTCATAATCTAGTGAGTTTTTTACAACAAGATACCAAATTAGTTCCCATAGATCTACAAGCTTTTGATCTAGAGCAATTAGTAAATGATACTGTTAATAAAATTATACCAGAAGCTAAGGATAAAGGTTTAGATCTTTTTTGTAATTTTCAGTACGATATAGCCAAAATTATTATTGGCGATAGTTACTGGATAAAGGCAATATTAGAACAATTAGTAGCTAATGCAGTTAAATTTACTGAAGAAGGTAAAGTTATTGTAACAGTAAATTTATTTCCTACTACTATAGAAGAAGATAATAAGGAGAGGGTGTTACAATTTATTATCCATGATACAGGTATTGGTATGTCTGAAGAAATACAGCGATATATTAGAGATAAGAATACTGAATTTGATTCTGCAACTGGGTATAAAGGATTAAAATTAGGACTTACCTTTGTTAAAAGACTTATCCATGAAATGCGTGGAGATATTAACGTCGAAAGCGAAGAAGGTAAGAGTACAACTGTTACATGTAATATACCAGTAAAATTACCTATATCTATTTATTAA
- a CDS encoding HD domain-containing protein codes for MVKNLVNYKYEESLNCYYSKRLLHKLLLLNKYKTNKIDFNQVTKAIYYAKKYHSGQKRKTGELFYTHTLEVAYMVSDYLFRTDIIVTSILHDCIEDTLLTKEIIIKEFGHKIANQVEDLTRIKKDYKISAVEMVKILYMQKKDDLLLIKLFDRLHNMQTVRAKSLEKIWQTTFETLQIFLALAVYLKIPKLVKQLEKHCLNVIFNYEILPNRMLANN; via the coding sequence ATGGTTAAAAATCTAGTAAATTATAAGTATGAAGAGTCTTTAAATTGTTATTATAGTAAAAGATTATTACACAAACTTTTACTACTAAACAAATATAAAACAAATAAGATAGATTTTAATCAAGTTACTAAGGCTATTTACTATGCCAAAAAATATCATAGTGGACAAAAACGAAAAACTGGAGAATTATTTTATACTCATACTTTAGAAGTTGCCTATATGGTTTCTGATTATTTATTTAGAACGGATATTATAGTAACTAGTATATTGCATGATTGTATTGAAGATACGTTACTTACTAAAGAAATTATTATAAAAGAATTTGGTCACAAAATTGCCAATCAAGTTGAAGATTTAACCAGAATTAAGAAAGATTATAAGATTAGTGCCGTAGAAATGGTTAAGATATTATATATGCAAAAGAAGGATGATTTATTATTAATTAAGCTATTTGATAGGTTGCATAATATGCAGACAGTTAGAGCTAAGTCTCTTGAAAAGATCTGGCAAACAACATTTGAAACTTTACAGATATTTTTAGCATTAGCTGTTTACTTAAAAATACCTAAGCTTGTAAAGCAATTAGAAAAACACTGCCTAAATGTAATCTTCAATTATGAAATCTTACCAAACAGAATGTTAGCAAATAATTAA